The following DNA comes from Mesorhizobium sp. B2-1-8.
CCGGAATACAATTATTTCGCGGCACCGGCAATCGTCAACGCGATCGACTATCTCGCCCGCGAATGGAAATACAAGCCCGCCGCCATCTTCAGCTATGGCGGTGTCTCCGGCGGCCTGCGCGCGGCGCAGGCGCTGAAGCCGCTGCTGACCTCGGTCGGGATCATGCCGATCCCGGAAGGCGTCGCGCTGCCATTGTACCAGAAACTGGTCGATGAGAATGGCGCCTTCGATGCCAGCGAGCAGGTGCGGGGCGGGACCAAGACCATGCTGGACGAACTGTTGCGCTGGAGCGAGGCGTTGAAGCCAATGCGCGCAGCCTGAAAGAGCCGCTCTCAACCCGGCTTGCTCGCGCCGGCGGTGCTTTCCCAGGCGCTCGACATGACGCTGGAACTTGACCGGAGCGGACGGGCTGTCGCTGCGGCTAAAGTTGGTGATCAAGTCTCTCAGGGACCGCGTAGCCCAAGGCGAATAGAGCGCGGCGAGAGCCCTATGTGGACAGCCGGCTCAATCTCCCGGGAAATGCCTGCAAACCTTGGAAAAACCGCCTTTAGCGCCTATATCTAATCGATATCAGAAGCGCGATTCGGGGCCGATTTTTCGCGCTATAATAGCGGCATCTAGACAACAGGTTTTCATGAGCGACCAGACCGAGAATGCCAACGGCGCTGAAGCCGAATACGGCGCCGATTCCATCAAGGTTTTGAAGGGGTTGGATGCTGTCCGCAAGCGGCCGGGCATGTATATCGGCGACACCGATGACGGCTCGGGCCTGCATCACATGGTCTACGAGGTGGTCGACAACGCCATCGATGAGGCGCTGGCGGGCCATGCCGACCTGGTTTCGGTGACGCTCAATCCCGATGGCTCGGTGACGGTTATCGACAATGGCCGTGGCATTCCGACCGACATTCACCCCAGCGAGGGCATATCGGCGGCCGAAGTGATCATGACGCAGCTGCACGCAGGCGGAAAGTTCGACCAGAACTCCTACAAGGTGTCTGGCGGTCTGCATGGCGTCGGCGTCTCGGTGGTCAACGCGCTGTCGGCCTGGTTGAAGCTCAAGATCCGCCGCAACGGCCAGATCTTCGAAATGAGCTTTACCCACGGCGATGCCGACGCGCCGCTGAAGGCGACCGGCAGCTACGAGCAGGACAAGCGCCCGGGCACCAATGAGGGTCGCAGCGGCAGCGAGATCACCTTCTTTCCATCCGCCGAAACCTTTACCATGGTGGAGTTCGACTTCGGCACGCTGGAGCACCGGCTGCGCGAACTCGCCTTCTTGAACTCCGGCGTGCGCATCGTGCTGACAGATGCCCGTCATGCCGACGTCGTGAGGCATGAACTGCATTATGACGGGGGCCTGGAAGAGTTCGTCAAATATCTCGACCGCGTCAAGAAACCGCTGATCGACAAGCCGATCGCCATTAGGGCCGAACGCGACGGCATCACCGTCGAAGTGGCGATGTGGTGGAACGACAGC
Coding sequences within:
- a CDS encoding NADPH-dependent FMN reductase, translated to MKQQLNIIIGSTRPGRAGPVFAEWLETFVREHGKFEPVLTDIAAFSLPVLDEPHHPRFGNYQNDHTKAWSKAVDAADAFVFVAPEYNYFAAPAIVNAIDYLAREWKYKPAAIFSYGGVSGGLRAAQALKPLLTSVGIMPIPEGVALPLYQKLVDENGAFDASEQVRGGTKTMLDELLRWSEALKPMRAA